The genomic region TAAAGATTTATTCACCCATCGAGTCTAAAAATTGTAGGCTGGGCAACGCCCACCTTATTTGTATCGCTACGAATTCAATTTGCCCTCACAAAAAAGGCAACAGAGTATATCTGTTGCCTTTTTTTACTGACAAACTATGGCTAAATCCAACTAACGCATAGCAGGAACTTTATCTAATTCTGACTTCTTACCATCTGCTTGCAGTGCTTCACCTTCGATGAAGGAACGTAGCATCCAAGCCATTTCTTCGTGACCTTCCATCAAACCAGTCAAGAAGTCAGCCGTACCTTCGTCATGAAACTCTTCAGAACACTTGTCAATATGTTCGCGCAGGTTACGAATGATTAGCTCGTGATCGTCTACCAACTGAGCTACCATTTCAGTTGCTAGGGGTACATTATCAGCTTGCTCTTGGATAGAAGCGTACTCTACAAAGCCTTTTGCTGTACCTACAGGAAATCCACCTAAAGCACGAACTCGCTCAGCGACAGAATCAATGGTTTCGGTTAAGGTTTGATATTGTTCTTCCCATAATTCATGCAGAGAACGAAACTGGGGACCAACAACATCCCAATGGAATTTTTTAGTTTTGATCAATAGCAAGTAGGAATTCGCTAGATCTTTGTTCAACAATTCGATTACGCCTGTGCGTTGTTCTTCAGATAAACCAATGTTTAGCTTACGCATAATTTTTTGTTGTCTGCTCTCTTACTCCTCTTCTAGTGCAACAAATTAACCCCAGTCTGGGCATCAGCCATAGGGGAGATTATGTAATCGTCCTTCTGGTAAGGCTTTGAGCTAATAACTAGGGAGCAGGGAGTAGGGAGCAGGGAGCAGGGAAAGAAATGTGGTTTCTGACTTGTGACTTGTGACTTGAATTGTCTCCTTACCTCCCTTGTCTCCCTTGTCTCCCTTGTCCCCTCACTCCTCACTCCTCACTCCTCACTCCTCACATTGGGCTGACCTTGGCTCGATAGAGCAGCTTATCGCCTTGACGATAGCCTGTATAGCGCACGATGACTGTTTCACCTGGCTGGGCGCTGCCCGATAATAGTTGATGGAGTTGGGGATCGTATTCTACTTCAGCCCCAACAGGCGCGATCGCTTCCACATCCCATTGTTGCAATAACTGCTCGATTGGTTTTACCAATGGTAACAGTTTGACTGCTGCTAGCTCGGGATTTTCCTTAGCTTTTTGGGCGGCTGTGGGCCATTGCAGCAACCACGATTCGATCGCCTGTAAACTGGCTAGTTGAAATTCTTTTCTAAGTTCCTGTTTTTGTTTGGCTAATTCTGCTTGCAAGCGTTCGTATTCTCTTTTTAATTCGGTAATTGGTGGTGAATTCTCAGTGGGTACTATTTTGACATTAGGGGCGATCGCCGAGTAAGTGGCAATTAGCTCCCACAATGATACCCCTAACGCTTGACCGAGCTTGAGTAAAACATCTACCCGCATTTGCTCGATCTCTCCCCGTCGCAGCTTGCGAATTTGTTTTTCCGATACTCCTGCTTGTTGGGAAAGTGCCTTATAACTGGAAACACCCACCCGCTGCATCATTTGCTGCAACGAATGGGTGTAATCTTGACTTGATAGGAGTTGGTGGTGAATCAATGTTGAGTGATGAGTTAGCGATCGGCTA from Chroococcidiopsis sp. SAG 2025 harbors:
- a CDS encoding Dps family protein, which translates into the protein MRKLNIGLSEEQRTGVIELLNKDLANSYLLLIKTKKFHWDVVGPQFRSLHELWEEQYQTLTETIDSVAERVRALGGFPVGTAKGFVEYASIQEQADNVPLATEMVAQLVDDHELIIRNLREHIDKCSEEFHDEGTADFLTGLMEGHEEMAWMLRSFIEGEALQADGKKSELDKVPAMR
- a CDS encoding helix-turn-helix domain-containing protein, which encodes MSGIIAYSRSLTHHSTLIHHQLLSSQDYTHSLQQMMQRVGVSSYKALSQQAGVSEKQIRKLRRGEIEQMRVDVLLKLGQALGVSLWELIATYSAIAPNVKIVPTENSPPITELKREYERLQAELAKQKQELRKEFQLASLQAIESWLLQWPTAAQKAKENPELAAVKLLPLVKPIEQLLQQWDVEAIAPVGAEVEYDPQLHQLLSGSAQPGETVIVRYTGYRQGDKLLYRAKVSPM